The stretch of DNA TGGCTCTCCGTCGGCGCTCAGCCGACCGAGCCGGTCATGGCGATCCTGAAGCTCACCGGTGACTGGCAGGCGCACAAGGGCCTTCCGGCCCCGGCGCCGCTGCTCGTCGCCGAGCCCAAGGACAAGCGCGCCGCGTTCGAGGCCTTCACCAAGGGCCTCGAGGGCGACGAGGCGAAGGGTGAGGCCATCACCCAGAAGGCCAAGAAGGCTGACAAGAAGGCGGACGCGGCCGAGGCCGCGCCCACCGAGTCGACCGAGGCCTGAGCATGCTCGAGGAGGCTCTCGAGCACCTCGTGAAGGGCATCGTCGACAACCCCGACGACGTGCAGGTCGCCTCGCGCAACCTGCGCAGGGGGCGTGTGCTCGAGGTCCGGGTTCACCCGGATGACCTCGGCAAGGTGATCGGCCGCAACGGCCGGACCGCGCGCGCTCTGCGGACCGTCGTGGGCGCCATCGGCGGCCGCGGTGTCCGCGTCGACCTCGTCGACGTGGACCAGGTTCACTGAACCACAGGTAGCACCGGCACGGGCCGGGGAGGGCTTCTGGGCCTTCCCCGGCCCGTAGTCGTCTGTAGGCGCTTACGGGCCCCTTCCGTAGGCACACGACAGGAGAGAGAGCAGTGCAGCTGGTAGTCGCGCGGATCGGCCGCGCCCATGGCATCAAGGGTGAGGTCACCGTCGAGGTGCGCACCGACGAGCCGGAGCTGCGGCTCGGGCCCGGCGCCGTCCTCGCCACCGACCCCGCCTCCACGGGGCCGCTGACCATCGAGACCGGCCGGGTGCACAGTGGCCGCCTCCTGCTGCGCTTCGAGGGCGTACGCGACCGCACGGGCGCCGAGGCGCTCCGCAATACGCTCCTGATCGCGGAGGTCGATCCGGAAGAGCTCCCGGAGGACGAGGACGAGTACTACGACCACCAGCTGATGGACCTCGACATCGTCACCAAGGACGGCATCGAGGTCGGCCGGATCACCGAGATCTCGCACCTGCCCTCGCAGGACCTGTTCATCGTGGAGCGGCCCGACGGCAGCGAGGTGATGATCCCCTTCGTGGAGGCGATCGTCACCGAGATCGACCTGGAGGAGCAGCGGGCGATCATCGACCCGCCGCCCGGCCTGATCGACGACCGCGCGGAGATCGCATCGGCGCGGGACGACGAGGGTCCCGCGAAGGACGACGCCTGATGCGGCTCGACGTCGTCACGATCTTCCCCGAGTACCTGGAACCCCTGAACGTCTCCCTCGTCGGCAAGGCACGCGCGCGTGGCCAGCTCGACGTGAACGTGCACGACCTCAGGGAGTGGACGTACGACCGGCACAACACGGTCGACGACACCCCCTACGGCGGCGGCCCCGGCATGGTCATGAAGACCGAGCCCTGGGGCGCGGCGCTCGACGACGTGCTCGCCGAGGGGTACGAGGGCGGGGCCCACGGGCCCGTCCTCGTCGTCCCCACGCCCAGCGGGCGGCCCTTCACCCAGGAGCTCGCCGTCGAGCTCTCCGAGCGGCCCTGGCTGGTCTTCACGCCCGCGCGCTACGAAGGCATCGACCGCCGCGTCATGGACGAGTACGCGACCCGGATGCCGGTCTACGAAGTGTCGATCGGCGACTACGTCCTCGCGGGCGGCGAGGCGGCCGTCCTGGTCGTCACCGAGGCCGTGGCCAGGCTCCTGCCCGGCGTCCTCGGCAACGCCGAGTCCCACCGCGACGACTCCTTCGCGCCGGGCGCCATGGCGAACCTCCTCGAAGGCCCCGTCTACACCAAGCCTCCCCAGTGGCGCGGCCACGGCATCCCGGACGTGCTGATCAGCGGCCACCACGGCAAGATCGCGCGCTGGCGCAGGGACGAGGCGCTGCGGCGCACGGTCCGCAACAGGCCCGATCTGATCGAGCGTTGCGACCCCGCCGCCTTCGACAAGAAGGACCGCGAGATGCTCTCGATCCTGGGGTGGCGTCCGGGTCCCGACGGCCGATTTGGGCGAGACCCCGAGGCCGTGGAACAATAGGCCGCTGCTGTACGTCCAGCGTGCGCCCCTGCCACAGGGGGAAAGACGCCCGCCCGACGCGAACAGCTATCGAATCCTTCATCACGACCTTCCCGCTGATGACCTGTGGCATCAGTGAAGAAAGCAGACGATCATGGCTAACCTGCTCGACTCCGTCGACAGCGCTTCGCTGCGCACCGACATCCCGGCCTTCCGCCCGGGTGACACCGTCAACGTCCACGTGCGCGTCATCGAGGGCAACCGCTCCCGTGTGCAGCAGTTCAAGGGCGTAGTCATCCGCCGCCAGGGTGCCGGCGTGCGCGAGACCTTCACGGTCCGCAAGGTCTCCTTCTCCGTCGGCGTCGAGCGCACCTTCCCGGTGCACACGCCGATCGTCGAGAAGATCGAGCTCGTCTCCCGCGGCGCCGTGCGTCGCGCGAAGCTGTACTACCTCCGTGAGCTGCGCGGCAAGGCCGCGAAGATCAAGGAGAAGCGCGACAACTGAGCTCGCGCACGGGTCCACAGCGGAGCCGGATACCATCTGGCCCCGATGGACACCGAAGCACAGCACACGGAGCGCGACCGCTCCTCCCCACCCACCGATTCCCCGAGCGCCGAGCGCGACGGAGAGTCCGAGGGGGCGGAGGACCGGTCGCGCTCCGCTTTTGTGTCCTTCGTGTCCTGGGTGCCCGGCGGCAGAGCCACCCTGACAGTGCTGATCTGCATGGCGTCCCTGCTGCTTGTCAGCACCTTCGTGATGCAGCCGTTCCAGATCCCCAGCGGCTCCATGGAGCCCGCGTTCCGGGTCGGAGACCGCGTACTCGTCAACAAGTTGGCGTACCGTTTCGGTTCCGAGCCGCAGCGAGGTGACGCGGTCGTCTTCGACGGCAGCGGCTACTTCGGAGATGCCGACTACATCAAGCGGGTCGCAGGGGTGGGGGGAGACCGCGTGGTCTGCTGCGACAAGCGGGGGAGGATCAAGGTGAACGGCGAGCCCGTCGACGAGCCGTACCTGTACCCGGGGGACGCGCCCTCCAAGGTGCGCTTCGATGTCGTCGTCCCCGAAGACAGCCTGTTCCTCCTCGGCGACCACCGCAGCGACTCCCGTGACTCCCGCGATCACCTGGGCCAGCCCGGCGGCGGCATGATCCCCGTGGACTCCGTGATCGGCAGGGCCGACTGGATCGCCTGGCCCATCGGGCACTGGACCTCCCTGGAGCGCCCCGACAGCTACGCGCGCGTGCCGGCACCAGGCGGCGCGCATGGGTAACCGCGGACGGACACGCGCCGCCAGTCACCGAGCCGACACCCGGCTGCCCACAGGCTCCCGGCCCACCACAGGGCCCGTACTGCCCGGAAGGGCCGAGCGGCGCAAGCTCGCGCGGAAGGTCAAGCGGCGCAGGCGGCGCTCGGCGATCAAGGAGATACCCCTCCTCATAGGCGTCGCGTTGCTTATAGCCCTGGTCCTGAAGACCTTCCTGGTGCAGGCCTTCGTGATCCCGTCGGGCTCGATGGAGCAGACGATCAAGATCGGCGACCGCGTCCTCGTCGACAAACTCACCCCGTGGTTCGGCTCCAAGCCCGAGCGCGGCGACGTCGTCGTCTTCGAGGACCCCGGCAACTGGCTCGAGGATGAACAGACCAAGAAGAAGGACGACCCCGTAGTCGTCAAGCAGGTCAAGGAAGGCCTCTCCTTCATCGGACTGCTGCCCTCCGACAACGAACGCGACCTGATCAAGCGCGTGGTCGGCGTCGGCGGCGACACCGTGAAGTGCTGTGACAAGAACAAGAAACTCACGGTCAACGGAGTCCCCCTCACCGAGCCGTACATCAACCCAGGTGATGAGCCTTCGTCGTTCGACTTCGAGGTGAAGGTCCCCGAAGGGCGCCTCTTCGTCATGGGCGACCACCGCTCCGACTCGGCAGACTCCCGCTTCCACCGCACCGAGAAGTTCAGCGGCACCGTCTCCGAGGAGAGCGTGGTGGGGCGCGCACTTGTCATCGCCTGGCCCTTCGACCACTGGCGCAAGCTGGAGGAGCCCGAGACGTACGCGTCGGTGCCCGACGCGCGTGCGGGGTCGGACACGGCCCTCGGGCCGTCGCATAGGGTGGCACACGGCGATCGATACGGATTGACCGGACTCCCGACCCCTGCGGAACTCCCGCTCGTTATGGGAGTGGTGGGCCTGCATCGCATCAGGAGCGGGCAGCGGCACGGACTGAGGAGTGGATGTGGGGGATGTGGCGGTCGGCGCACGGTCCGGACACGGTGGGCCCGAGGAGCAGCCAGGGCGATCAGACGAGCCCGAGGCCGCGGTGGACGGGGTGAACCCCGGGAGTGACGCCGCAGGCACCAGGCCCGCACCCAGTGATCTCGACGGGAAGCCGGCCAAGGGGGCGAAGAAGCCCCGCTCCTTCTGGAAGGAGCTGCCGCTCCTCATCGGCATCGCGCTGATCCTGGCGCTGGTGATCAAGACTTTCCTGGTGCAGGCGTTCTCGATTCCCTCGGACTCGATGCAGAACACGCTCCAGAAGGGCGACCGCGTCCTGGTCGACAAGCTCACCCCGTGGTTCGGCTCGGAGCCCGAGCGAGGCGAGGTCGTCGTCTTCAGGGACCCCGGCCACTGGCTGGACGGTGAGCCCACACCCGACCCGAACGCGATTCAGCGGGTCCTCGGCTGGGTCGGCCTGATGCCGTCCGCCGACGAGAAGGACCTGATCAAGCGGGTCATCGCGGTCGGCGGCGACACGGTCGAGTGCAAGGGCACAGGACCGGTGAAGGTCAACGGCAAGGCGCTGAACGAGCCGTACGTCTTCGAGGGCAACACCCCGTGCAGCGTCGACGACCAGGGCGGCCAGTTCAAGATCACCGTCCCCGCGGGCAAAATCTGGGTCATGGGTGACCACCGGCAGAACTCGCTGGACTCCCGCTACCACCAGAACCAGGCCGGCGGCGGCGCCGTCCCCGTGGACAACGTCGTGGGCCGCGCCATCGTGATCGCCTGGCCGCCCACCCGCTGGGCGACGCTGCCCAAGCCGGACACCTTCGATCAGCAGGGCATCAACGCCGCGATGAGCGCGGCCCCGGCGGCCCTCGGGCTCGCGGGCGCGGTGCCGGTCGTGCTCTGGCGCAGGCGTCGGCTCACGGTGGCCGCTGCCCAGGCCGCGAGGGTTTCTGGTGGAGGTACCGCCGGGTAGGGTGCCGTCCCAGATCGCTGATCTTCCGTGCTCCTGTTCGTAGGGGCGCGGGGTCGTCTCCGATATGGGGGAGCACTGGGATGAGCAGGACACAACGTACGGACGAGGGCCACGGACGGCTCGGCAGCATGCTGTCGGGGCTGGCCGTGGCCCTTGGCTGTGTGCTCTTCCTGGGTGGCTTCGTATGGGGCGCCGTCGTGTACCAGCCGTACACCGTTCCCACCGGGTCGATGACGCCGACGATCGGTGCGGGCGACCGGGTCCTCGCGGAGCGGATGGACGGCAGCGACGTGCGCCGGGGCGACGTCGTCGTCTTCAAGCAGGCGAGCTGGGGCGACCTGCCGATGGTCAAGCGCGTGGTCGGTGTCGGCGGCGACCGGATCTCCTGCTGCACGGACGGCAAGCTGATGGTCAACGGCAAGCCCGTCGCAGAACCGTATCTCCAGGAGGGCAAGGGCGCCGCTGCCACCGGAATCCCGGCCACCACGGTCCCCGAGGGCAACCTCTTCCTGCTCGGTGACGAGCGCAGTGGCTCCCTGGACTCCAGCGTGCACCTCGGCGACTCCAACCACGGGTCCGTGCCGCGCGGCGCGGTGGAGGGGCGGGTCGACGCGGTGGCCTGGCCGATGGACAAGTTCGGGACGCTGGAGCGCCCCGAGGGCTTCGCGGACATGCCGGGCGGCATCTCCGACCCCGGGCCCGTGCGGCTCATGGTGTGGGCGGTGGTGGCCGGTGCCGTCCTCGTCCTGGGCGGCGCCGCGTACGGTCCGGTGGCCAAGCGGATGCGGCGCGGGCGTGAGCGTCCGCAGAGCCGCGACCGCTCGGGGGCGACGGCTCATGCCGGCTGAGCCCCATCCCCATCCCCATCCCCAGCCCCAGCAGGGGCAGGGGCCGGGGCCGGAGCCGGAGGCGCTGCGCAGGGTCGCGCGGGTGGTGCTGCTCGACCCGCAGGACCGGATCCTGCTGCTGCACGGCCATGAGCCGGAGGACGCGGCGGACGACTGGTGGTTCACGCCGGGCGGTGGTCTGGAGGGCGACGAGACGCATGAACAGGCCGCACTGCGTGAACTGATGGAAGAGACGGGCATCATCGAGGTCGAGCTCGGCCCCGCCCTGTGGCAGCGGATCTGCTCCTTCCCCTTCGCCGGACGGCGCTGGGACCAGGACGAGCGGTACTTCCTGGCGCGTACGTCACAGACGTACACGCAGGCCACAGGG from Streptomyces sp. BA2 encodes:
- the rpsP gene encoding 30S ribosomal protein S16 — its product is MAVKIKLKRLGKIRSPHYRIVVADSRTRRDGRAIEEIGLYHPVQNPSRIEVDSERARYWLSVGAQPTEPVMAILKLTGDWQAHKGLPAPAPLLVAEPKDKRAAFEAFTKGLEGDEAKGEAITQKAKKADKKADAAEAAPTESTEA
- a CDS encoding RNA-binding protein, producing MLEEALEHLVKGIVDNPDDVQVASRNLRRGRVLEVRVHPDDLGKVIGRNGRTARALRTVVGAIGGRGVRVDLVDVDQVH
- the rimM gene encoding ribosome maturation factor RimM (Essential for efficient processing of 16S rRNA): MQLVVARIGRAHGIKGEVTVEVRTDEPELRLGPGAVLATDPASTGPLTIETGRVHSGRLLLRFEGVRDRTGAEALRNTLLIAEVDPEELPEDEDEYYDHQLMDLDIVTKDGIEVGRITEISHLPSQDLFIVERPDGSEVMIPFVEAIVTEIDLEEQRAIIDPPPGLIDDRAEIASARDDEGPAKDDA
- the trmD gene encoding tRNA (guanosine(37)-N1)-methyltransferase TrmD, encoding MRLDVVTIFPEYLEPLNVSLVGKARARGQLDVNVHDLREWTYDRHNTVDDTPYGGGPGMVMKTEPWGAALDDVLAEGYEGGAHGPVLVVPTPSGRPFTQELAVELSERPWLVFTPARYEGIDRRVMDEYATRMPVYEVSIGDYVLAGGEAAVLVVTEAVARLLPGVLGNAESHRDDSFAPGAMANLLEGPVYTKPPQWRGHGIPDVLISGHHGKIARWRRDEALRRTVRNRPDLIERCDPAAFDKKDREMLSILGWRPGPDGRFGRDPEAVEQ
- the rplS gene encoding 50S ribosomal protein L19, which translates into the protein MANLLDSVDSASLRTDIPAFRPGDTVNVHVRVIEGNRSRVQQFKGVVIRRQGAGVRETFTVRKVSFSVGVERTFPVHTPIVEKIELVSRGAVRRAKLYYLRELRGKAAKIKEKRDN
- the lepB gene encoding signal peptidase I produces the protein MDTEAQHTERDRSSPPTDSPSAERDGESEGAEDRSRSAFVSFVSWVPGGRATLTVLICMASLLLVSTFVMQPFQIPSGSMEPAFRVGDRVLVNKLAYRFGSEPQRGDAVVFDGSGYFGDADYIKRVAGVGGDRVVCCDKRGRIKVNGEPVDEPYLYPGDAPSKVRFDVVVPEDSLFLLGDHRSDSRDSRDHLGQPGGGMIPVDSVIGRADWIAWPIGHWTSLERPDSYARVPAPGGAHG
- the lepB gene encoding signal peptidase I; the encoded protein is MGNRGRTRAASHRADTRLPTGSRPTTGPVLPGRAERRKLARKVKRRRRRSAIKEIPLLIGVALLIALVLKTFLVQAFVIPSGSMEQTIKIGDRVLVDKLTPWFGSKPERGDVVVFEDPGNWLEDEQTKKKDDPVVVKQVKEGLSFIGLLPSDNERDLIKRVVGVGGDTVKCCDKNKKLTVNGVPLTEPYINPGDEPSSFDFEVKVPEGRLFVMGDHRSDSADSRFHRTEKFSGTVSEESVVGRALVIAWPFDHWRKLEEPETYASVPDARAGSDTALGPSHRVAHGDRYGLTGLPTPAELPLVMGVVGLHRIRSGQRHGLRSGCGGCGGRRTVRTRWARGAARAIRRARGRGGRGEPRE
- the lepB gene encoding signal peptidase I: MGDVAVGARSGHGGPEEQPGRSDEPEAAVDGVNPGSDAAGTRPAPSDLDGKPAKGAKKPRSFWKELPLLIGIALILALVIKTFLVQAFSIPSDSMQNTLQKGDRVLVDKLTPWFGSEPERGEVVVFRDPGHWLDGEPTPDPNAIQRVLGWVGLMPSADEKDLIKRVIAVGGDTVECKGTGPVKVNGKALNEPYVFEGNTPCSVDDQGGQFKITVPAGKIWVMGDHRQNSLDSRYHQNQAGGGAVPVDNVVGRAIVIAWPPTRWATLPKPDTFDQQGINAAMSAAPAALGLAGAVPVVLWRRRRLTVAAAQAARVSGGGTAG
- the lepB gene encoding signal peptidase I, which gives rise to MSRTQRTDEGHGRLGSMLSGLAVALGCVLFLGGFVWGAVVYQPYTVPTGSMTPTIGAGDRVLAERMDGSDVRRGDVVVFKQASWGDLPMVKRVVGVGGDRISCCTDGKLMVNGKPVAEPYLQEGKGAAATGIPATTVPEGNLFLLGDERSGSLDSSVHLGDSNHGSVPRGAVEGRVDAVAWPMDKFGTLERPEGFADMPGGISDPGPVRLMVWAVVAGAVLVLGGAAYGPVAKRMRRGRERPQSRDRSGATAHAG
- a CDS encoding NUDIX hydrolase; its protein translation is MPAEPHPHPHPQPQQGQGPGPEPEALRRVARVVLLDPQDRILLLHGHEPEDAADDWWFTPGGGLEGDETHEQAALRELMEETGIIEVELGPALWQRICSFPFAGRRWDQDERYFLARTSQTYTQATGLTELERRSVAGARWWTCQELTEAHETVYPTRLAELLRKLLDEGPPSRPETLDTEIV